Proteins from one Mycolicibacter virginiensis genomic window:
- a CDS encoding cation diffusion facilitator family transporter, producing the protein MGAGHDHRHTDSRLSRMVVGAAILSAFFVIELTTAITINSMALLADAGHLLTDLAALFMGVAAVMLARRGSTSPSRTYGWHRAEVFTAVANAVLLIGVATFILTEAVRRIGTAPDVPGVPMIVVALAGLTVNIGVALLLRSHSTESLAVRGAYMEVVADTVGSVGVLIAGVVTITTGWPYADVVVAVFVALWVLPRAFALAGAALRILSEASPSHIDVAELRAALAAVDGVTDVHDLHVWTLVPGQDMATAHLGTSADAGRVLADARAVLAARGLTHATVQVEPAGQGGRCPLGC; encoded by the coding sequence ATGGGCGCCGGTCACGATCACCGTCATACCGACTCCCGGCTGTCTCGAATGGTCGTCGGCGCCGCCATCCTGAGCGCGTTCTTCGTCATCGAACTGACCACGGCGATCACCATCAACTCGATGGCGCTGCTGGCCGACGCAGGCCATCTGCTGACCGACCTGGCCGCCCTGTTCATGGGAGTGGCGGCGGTGATGTTGGCGCGGCGCGGCAGCACATCACCGTCGCGCACCTACGGCTGGCACCGCGCCGAGGTGTTCACCGCGGTCGCCAACGCGGTACTGCTGATCGGGGTGGCGACGTTCATCCTCACCGAGGCGGTCCGCCGCATCGGCACCGCGCCGGACGTGCCCGGGGTGCCGATGATCGTGGTCGCTCTGGCCGGACTGACCGTCAACATCGGCGTCGCCCTACTGTTGCGATCGCACTCGACCGAGAGCCTCGCGGTCCGCGGCGCCTACATGGAGGTGGTCGCCGACACCGTCGGCAGCGTAGGAGTGCTGATCGCCGGCGTGGTCACCATCACCACCGGATGGCCCTACGCCGACGTGGTGGTCGCGGTCTTCGTCGCGCTGTGGGTGCTTCCGCGGGCATTCGCGCTGGCCGGCGCGGCCCTGCGGATCCTGTCGGAGGCCTCCCCCAGCCACATCGACGTCGCCGAGCTCCGCGCGGCGCTCGCTGCCGTCGACGGCGTCACCGACGTGCACGACCTGCACGTCTGGACGTTGGTGCCGGGCCAAGACATGGCCACCGCCCACCTGGGCACCAGCGCCGACGCCGGCCGCGTATTGGCCGACGCTCGGGCCGTGCTGGCCGCTCGCGGGCTGACCCACGCCACCGTGCAGGTGGAACCTGCCGGGCAGGGTGGTCGTTGCCCACTCGGATGCTGA
- a CDS encoding Rv0361 family membrane protein, giving the protein MPNPSGPDRDDVPAPPASDEGPGPGDATPVEQPDGDDQVTQIQPVASADDETATAILAETPAEADAVTEVITTEAAPKEPGPDGSPERRFTAPGFDAGHTEVIPSVGDADTELIAQQSDETGKAIPQQIPARVGGKLPSTVSRSWGWVMAVILIILALAAIAVLGTLWLTRDTRQAASQEEHVRATIQNFDIAMQNGDLAALRSLTCGDIRDRYVNYDQKAWDDTYQRIAAAKQYPVVASIDEVVVNDGQAEANVTAFMAYEPRVRSTRSFDLQFRDDQWKICQSHGS; this is encoded by the coding sequence ATGCCGAACCCATCCGGCCCCGACCGCGACGACGTCCCCGCCCCACCCGCATCCGATGAGGGTCCCGGGCCCGGCGATGCCACCCCGGTCGAGCAGCCCGACGGCGACGATCAGGTCACCCAGATCCAGCCTGTCGCCTCGGCGGACGACGAGACCGCGACGGCCATCCTGGCGGAGACACCGGCCGAAGCCGACGCCGTCACCGAGGTGATCACCACCGAGGCCGCCCCCAAGGAACCCGGACCCGACGGATCACCGGAACGCCGCTTCACCGCTCCCGGGTTCGACGCCGGGCACACCGAGGTCATCCCGTCGGTGGGCGATGCGGACACCGAACTGATCGCTCAGCAGAGCGATGAGACGGGAAAGGCGATACCGCAACAGATTCCGGCTCGAGTCGGCGGCAAACTGCCGTCTACCGTGTCCCGCAGCTGGGGCTGGGTGATGGCGGTGATCCTGATCATCTTGGCGCTCGCAGCCATCGCGGTACTGGGCACACTGTGGCTGACCCGCGACACTCGGCAGGCCGCCTCGCAGGAAGAGCATGTGCGGGCCACCATCCAAAACTTCGACATCGCCATGCAGAACGGTGATCTGGCGGCACTGCGCAGCCTTACCTGCGGCGACATTCGCGACCGCTACGTCAACTACGACCAAAAGGCCTGGGACGACACCTACCAGCGCATTGCGGCGGCCAAGCAATACCCGGTTGTCGCCAGCATCGACGAGGTCGTGGTCAACGACGGTCAGGCCGAAGCCAACGTCACCGCCTTTATGGCCTACGAGCCGCGAGTCCGCTCGACGCGCAGCTTCGACCTGCAGTTCCGCGACGACCAGTGGAAGATCTGCCAGTCACACGGCAGCTAG
- a CDS encoding DUF3151 domain-containing protein, which yields MTLTGDLLRPDPILLPGDPDAEAGLRAGQDPAVVAAAHPAASVAWAVLAEAALAEDKAVTAYAYARTGYHRGLDQLRRNGWKGYGPVPYAHEPNRGFLRCVAALARAATAIGETDEQARCLALLDDCDPDARSALGLS from the coding sequence GTGACTCTCACCGGTGATCTTCTGCGCCCCGATCCGATCTTGCTGCCCGGCGATCCCGACGCCGAGGCCGGCCTGCGGGCCGGTCAGGACCCCGCTGTAGTCGCGGCCGCGCATCCGGCGGCCTCGGTCGCGTGGGCGGTGTTGGCCGAAGCGGCATTGGCCGAGGACAAGGCGGTCACCGCCTACGCCTACGCGCGCACCGGTTACCACCGCGGCCTGGACCAGCTGCGCCGCAACGGGTGGAAGGGTTACGGCCCGGTGCCGTACGCGCATGAACCCAACCGTGGCTTCTTGCGGTGTGTGGCCGCGCTGGCGCGTGCTGCCACCGCCATCGGGGAGACCGACGAGCAGGCGCGCTGTCTGGCTCTGCTCGACGACTGCGACCCCGACGCCCGCTCGGCGCTCGGGCTGAGCTGA